A region from the Kribbella shirazensis genome encodes:
- a CDS encoding class E sortase — MRLVGAFVVLAALVGCSDTSLTGESVSPRVPSTTQPTSPTTSPPTSSQAPSPAPTSPATTRPPSTPPKPKPPATGPASMSIPAIGVRGLRVVAYTGTADDRPGTRIQDRGVAASPRGRAGGVGPGEIGNFIITGHRVSHGRPLERVPELRTGDHILITVGRTVYDYRVTRTMTISFRKPAEKAQQNAAVPGRPGVTPTRAMITISTCATPEDHAAGNYWHDELGNPEHRINKIGTLVATR, encoded by the coding sequence GTGAGGCTGGTGGGTGCGTTCGTGGTGTTGGCGGCGCTGGTCGGGTGTAGTGACACGTCTCTGACCGGTGAGTCGGTATCCCCGCGCGTGCCCTCGACCACCCAACCGACCTCACCGACGACCTCACCGCCCACGTCGTCACAGGCACCTTCCCCGGCGCCGACGTCTCCCGCGACAACGCGGCCGCCGTCGACGCCGCCCAAACCCAAGCCGCCGGCGACCGGCCCGGCGAGCATGTCGATCCCGGCGATCGGGGTGCGCGGCCTGCGCGTCGTCGCCTACACCGGTACCGCGGACGATCGGCCCGGCACCCGGATCCAGGACCGCGGTGTGGCGGCCAGCCCGCGAGGCCGGGCGGGCGGCGTCGGGCCGGGGGAGATCGGGAACTTCATCATCACCGGGCACCGTGTCAGCCACGGCCGCCCGCTGGAACGCGTCCCCGAGCTCCGCACCGGCGACCACATCCTGATCACCGTCGGCCGGACGGTCTACGACTACCGGGTGACGCGGACGATGACGATCTCGTTCCGCAAGCCCGCCGAGAAGGCCCAGCAGAACGCCGCCGTACCCGGCCGTCCCGGCGTGACGCCGACCCGGGCGATGATCACCATCTCCACCTGCGCCACGCCCGAGGACCACGCGGCCGGCAACTACTGGCACGACGAACTCGGCAACCCCGAGCACCGGATCAACAAGATCGGCACCCTGGTCGCGACCCGCTGA
- a CDS encoding aminoglycoside 3'-phosphotransferase — translation MLAPPGDGWTAVEIGESDTSVFRRGDVFAKCCGPAGVAELAAERDRIEWLASTGLPGATVVDWLELPSGGACQVTSAVPGLPGDALAPVSRERAMRSLGGILRELHALTDCPFERPLASVIATAEDVVRRDAVNPAFLTDEWRKVAPAELLAEVVAERPYVESVLEPVVCHGDACLPNIFFDPDTLEVTGLIDLGRLGVADRYVDLALTTIQLHDEWSADPGPFLASYGVPNPDPRRLYFFRLLDPLTWG, via the coding sequence TTGCTCGCGCCGCCGGGTGACGGCTGGACGGCCGTCGAAATCGGCGAGTCCGACACGTCGGTCTTCCGTCGCGGAGACGTCTTTGCCAAGTGCTGCGGTCCCGCGGGCGTGGCGGAGTTGGCCGCCGAGCGCGACCGGATCGAGTGGCTCGCGAGCACGGGGTTGCCGGGGGCAACAGTCGTCGATTGGCTCGAGCTCCCCTCGGGTGGTGCGTGTCAGGTGACGTCGGCTGTGCCGGGTCTGCCAGGGGACGCGCTCGCGCCGGTGTCGCGGGAGCGGGCGATGCGGAGTCTGGGCGGGATCCTGCGTGAGTTGCACGCGCTCACCGACTGCCCGTTCGAGCGCCCGCTGGCGTCGGTGATCGCGACGGCGGAGGACGTCGTACGGCGGGATGCCGTGAACCCGGCGTTCCTCACCGACGAGTGGCGGAAGGTCGCACCGGCCGAGCTCCTCGCAGAAGTGGTTGCCGAGCGCCCCTATGTGGAGAGCGTCCTGGAACCGGTCGTCTGCCACGGCGACGCGTGCCTGCCGAACATCTTCTTCGACCCCGACACCCTCGAGGTCACCGGGCTGATCGACCTCGGCCGGCTCGGCGTCGCCGACCGGTACGTCGACCTCGCGCTCACCACGATCCAGCTCCACGACGAGTGGTCGGCCGATCCGGGCCCGTTCCTCGCGTCGTACGGCGTACCGAATCCGGACCCGCGCCGCCTGTACTTCTTCCGCCTCCTCGACCCGCTGACCTGGGGCTGA
- a CDS encoding GNAT family N-acetyltransferase, which produces MNDLVIRRAARDDVAAIVAMIADDQLGSTRESVDDLTPYLKAFEQIDADPNQLLVVAERNQQVIGTLQLTIIPGLSRRGSSRGLIEAVRVAAPARGSGLGTTLIQWAVEESRTRGCTLVQLTSDKTRTDAHRFYTNLGFENTHEGFKLKLS; this is translated from the coding sequence ATGAACGATCTCGTGATCCGCCGGGCCGCCCGTGACGACGTCGCCGCGATCGTCGCGATGATCGCCGACGACCAGCTCGGCTCCACCCGCGAGTCCGTCGACGACCTGACGCCGTACCTGAAGGCCTTCGAGCAGATCGATGCGGACCCCAACCAGCTCCTGGTGGTTGCTGAGCGCAACCAGCAGGTCATCGGCACGCTGCAGCTGACGATCATCCCCGGTCTGTCCCGCCGCGGATCCAGCCGCGGCCTGATCGAGGCGGTCCGGGTAGCGGCCCCCGCCCGCGGCTCCGGCCTCGGCACCACGCTCATCCAGTGGGCCGTCGAGGAGTCCCGCACCCGCGGCTGCACCCTCGTCCAACTCACCTCGGACAAGACCCGCACCGACGCCCACCGCTTCTACACCAACCTCGGCTTCGAAAACACCCACGAGGGCTTCAAACTCAAGCTCAGCTGA
- a CDS encoding neutral zinc metallopeptidase gives MPDSEEGTPEPGYFLPGATGETAPGTQPLALKTAPGALGKARSTDFDQSSVRRKARPLPTEPGTTSEYSGPPTAPLTGAPVAPLTGTRRAGGPRPTGWQTNPSRAGAQFTAEPPPVRPPRSYSRPVIAGLSVLVVLMLTGATIAGVRLMNSYGSQVDNPLSQPAVKKSQAPIPIPPDPTVTVTVQPIPDLVRLQKNTIYAVGRVASVSCKEPAIKPNSQSAILRYYRALLPCLDKAWEPLVTKAGYEFRQPKLKLQTSQATPDQSCTGEMDVAYYCGADESINISWKSDLEFYQNQPLAARVWMLDTMAHEYGHHVQKMTEMLTAAHSREGWTKSKAMKLEWSRRLELQATCFAAAFLGANKKSLGLSGQKLEVWQWEAQHSGDEYSTDKIRDHGSRKSSWAWSEPAFNSANPKSCNTFTAPSAKVS, from the coding sequence ATGCCTGACTCCGAGGAGGGTACGCCGGAGCCCGGATACTTCTTGCCCGGTGCGACCGGCGAAACGGCGCCCGGTACGCAGCCGCTGGCCCTGAAGACCGCCCCCGGCGCCCTGGGGAAGGCGCGCTCGACGGACTTCGACCAGTCGTCGGTCCGCCGCAAGGCGCGCCCGCTCCCGACCGAGCCCGGCACCACGAGCGAGTACAGCGGTCCGCCGACCGCGCCGCTCACCGGGGCTCCGGTCGCACCGCTGACCGGCACGCGCCGCGCCGGCGGCCCCCGCCCGACGGGCTGGCAGACGAACCCGTCCCGCGCCGGCGCCCAGTTCACCGCGGAGCCGCCACCGGTCCGCCCGCCGCGCAGCTACTCACGCCCCGTCATCGCGGGCCTGTCGGTCCTGGTCGTGCTGATGCTCACCGGCGCGACGATCGCCGGCGTCCGCCTGATGAACTCGTACGGCAGCCAGGTCGACAACCCTCTGTCCCAGCCGGCCGTCAAGAAGTCCCAGGCCCCCATCCCGATCCCGCCGGACCCGACGGTCACCGTCACCGTCCAGCCGATCCCGGACCTGGTCCGCCTGCAGAAGAACACGATCTACGCCGTCGGAAGGGTCGCGTCGGTCAGCTGCAAGGAGCCGGCGATCAAGCCGAACTCGCAGTCGGCGATCCTGCGGTACTACAGGGCGCTCCTGCCCTGCCTGGACAAGGCGTGGGAGCCGCTGGTGACCAAGGCCGGCTACGAATTCCGGCAGCCGAAGCTGAAGCTGCAGACCAGTCAGGCCACCCCCGACCAGAGCTGCACCGGCGAGATGGACGTCGCGTACTACTGCGGCGCCGACGAGAGCATCAACATCAGCTGGAAGAGCGATCTCGAGTTCTACCAGAACCAGCCGCTCGCCGCGCGGGTGTGGATGCTCGACACGATGGCGCACGAGTACGGCCACCACGTCCAGAAGATGACCGAGATGCTCACCGCGGCGCACTCGCGGGAGGGCTGGACGAAGTCGAAGGCGATGAAACTCGAATGGTCCCGGCGCCTGGAACTGCAGGCGACCTGCTTCGCCGCGGCGTTCCTCGGGGCCAACAAGAAGTCGCTCGGCCTGTCCGGCCAGAAGCTCGAGGTCTGGCAGTGGGAGGCCCAGCACTCCGGCGACGAGTACAGCACCGACAAGATCCGCGACCACGGCTCCCGCAAGAGCAGCTGGGCCTGGTCCGAACCCGCCTTCAACTCCGCAAACCCCAAGTCCTGCAACACCTTCACCGCCCCCTCCGCCAAGGTGAGCTGA
- a CDS encoding neutral zinc metallopeptidase, giving the protein MRAAALAGAAGLVLAVAGACAPPNETTSSPSTPTTVTSSSTYRSPEDIYLLNNALYSAGQVQAVACKLPDIALQTQRGLQQYSVAYLDCLQRAWKPLVDRTDSLLTPPGLHTVNQGARTGCGVVSDDDEAFYCGENTGIYLDWDVHVEEEPGDRMEAGTYLQYVIAHEFGHHLQHMVGISTQFDLRLEEGTEAAQLEQTRRHELQASCFAAAFLGANQRTLDLHGIKLEVYQWAAYTGDDDPPAGTRDHGSRKSNTAWTNAGFKAKSPAACNTWVVSSGRVS; this is encoded by the coding sequence GTGCGCGCGGCGGCTCTCGCAGGTGCCGCCGGCCTGGTGCTGGCGGTCGCCGGCGCGTGTGCGCCGCCGAACGAGACAACCTCCAGCCCTTCGACTCCGACGACGGTGACGTCGAGCTCGACGTACCGCTCGCCCGAGGACATCTACCTGCTCAACAACGCGCTCTATTCGGCAGGACAGGTGCAGGCCGTGGCGTGCAAGCTCCCGGACATCGCGCTGCAGACGCAGAGGGGGCTGCAGCAGTACTCCGTCGCGTACCTGGACTGTCTCCAGCGGGCCTGGAAGCCACTGGTCGACCGGACGGACTCTTTGTTGACTCCGCCGGGGCTGCACACCGTCAACCAAGGTGCACGGACGGGCTGCGGCGTGGTCAGCGATGACGACGAGGCGTTCTACTGCGGCGAGAACACAGGGATCTATCTCGACTGGGATGTGCACGTCGAGGAGGAGCCCGGCGATCGGATGGAAGCGGGAACGTACCTCCAGTACGTGATCGCCCACGAGTTCGGGCACCATCTGCAGCACATGGTGGGCATCTCGACGCAGTTCGACCTCCGGCTGGAGGAGGGCACCGAGGCGGCCCAGCTCGAGCAGACCCGCCGCCACGAACTCCAGGCCTCCTGCTTCGCGGCCGCCTTCCTCGGGGCGAACCAGCGGACGCTCGACCTGCACGGCATCAAGCTCGAGGTCTACCAGTGGGCGGCGTACACCGGCGACGACGACCCGCCGGCCGGCACACGGGACCACGGAAGCCGGAAGAGCAACACGGCGTGGACGAACGCCGGCTTCAAGGCCAAGTCGCCGGCCGCCTGCAACACGTGGGTCGTGTCCTCGGGCCGCGTCAGCTGA
- a CDS encoding molybdenum cofactor biosysynthesis protein — protein MTRVEIVALVVSRQHAFEGRPADGPRPDPEPAARSEIEVRAGLGIVGDRYYAQTIHKNAAVTLIDAAALDEVVRVLGLPGRLDPHLARRNIALRGFPIDELAAHRDAQGRRIDGRRFTLDSGQGPVTFQAHRPANPCAWMDEVLAPGAMKALRGHGGIRATPLTSGVLRLGPADLTVPD, from the coding sequence ATGACGAGGGTCGAGATCGTCGCGCTGGTCGTGTCCCGTCAGCACGCGTTCGAGGGTCGGCCCGCTGACGGTCCGCGCCCCGATCCGGAGCCGGCCGCGCGCTCCGAGATCGAGGTCCGTGCGGGCCTGGGAATCGTCGGCGACCGGTACTACGCGCAAACGATCCACAAGAACGCCGCCGTGACACTGATCGATGCGGCCGCGCTCGACGAGGTCGTCCGCGTTCTCGGCCTGCCCGGACGGCTCGACCCGCACCTGGCCCGGCGCAACATCGCCCTGCGCGGCTTCCCGATCGACGAACTCGCCGCGCACCGGGACGCCCAAGGTCGTCGGATCGACGGGCGCCGCTTCACCCTCGACTCCGGCCAGGGCCCGGTCACCTTCCAGGCCCACCGCCCCGCCAACCCGTGCGCCTGGATGGACGAGGTCCTCGCCCCCGGCGCAATGAAGGCGTTGCGCGGCCACGGTGGGATCCGCGCGACGCCCCTCACCTCCGGCGTACTGCGACTCGGCCCGGCCGACCTGACCGTGCCGGACTGA
- a CDS encoding neutral zinc metallopeptidase — MADKPVPKPGHFLPGGEGEQGPTDARKQGGSAPLAAPTPRLSGDAPPAPPQLSGSRIDSRRTTLSGSRLGPPAADDRAAAAYREVFHPEPLPFVPRKRSKGLIALMVVAALLFVAGGVTFAVKTLSSYDDLVANPLGTPSVKPSGAPATTEPITKGTPDADVVGKNPIYSVGRMPVVKCQEPVFRPTSKENVRSYYQALTACMDKAWEPIVTKAGFEFRSPRLIVFDDGEETACGVQNELAAYCQDDQGGSVTMPWQKVVEDYPKHKAETRAEMAQSFGFVYGVHVQNLTGMAEATDNLADTAANKAAELEQDRRAALQAYCFGAVFYGAAKASFPLRGELLRQWNSLIQRRGDENTKDKVRDHGSSKSLAAWMNQGFTTTNPGACNTFVAAPAKVS, encoded by the coding sequence ATGGCGGACAAGCCGGTACCCAAGCCTGGTCACTTCCTGCCTGGCGGCGAGGGGGAGCAGGGACCGACAGACGCGCGCAAGCAGGGCGGTTCGGCACCGTTGGCGGCGCCCACGCCGCGCCTCAGCGGCGACGCTCCGCCGGCTCCGCCGCAGCTGTCCGGGAGCCGGATCGACTCCCGCCGTACGACGCTGTCCGGCAGCCGGCTCGGACCGCCGGCCGCCGACGACCGCGCCGCCGCGGCGTACCGCGAGGTGTTCCACCCGGAGCCGCTGCCGTTCGTGCCGAGGAAGCGGTCGAAGGGTCTGATCGCGCTGATGGTCGTCGCGGCGCTGCTGTTCGTCGCCGGCGGCGTGACGTTCGCGGTCAAGACGCTCTCGTCGTACGACGACCTCGTCGCGAACCCACTGGGTACGCCGTCGGTGAAGCCGAGCGGCGCGCCCGCGACCACCGAGCCGATCACCAAGGGCACCCCGGACGCCGACGTGGTCGGCAAGAACCCGATCTACAGCGTCGGCAGGATGCCGGTGGTGAAGTGCCAGGAGCCCGTGTTCCGGCCGACGTCCAAGGAGAACGTGCGCTCGTACTACCAGGCGCTGACCGCCTGTATGGACAAGGCCTGGGAACCGATCGTCACCAAGGCCGGGTTCGAGTTCCGGTCGCCGCGGCTGATCGTCTTCGACGACGGCGAGGAGACCGCGTGCGGCGTCCAGAACGAGCTCGCGGCGTACTGCCAGGACGACCAGGGCGGCAGCGTGACGATGCCGTGGCAGAAGGTCGTCGAGGACTACCCGAAGCACAAGGCCGAGACCCGCGCGGAGATGGCGCAGTCGTTCGGTTTCGTGTACGGCGTCCATGTGCAGAACCTGACCGGTATGGCCGAGGCCACGGACAACCTCGCCGACACCGCGGCGAACAAGGCGGCCGAGCTCGAGCAGGACCGGCGCGCGGCGCTCCAGGCGTACTGTTTCGGCGCGGTGTTCTACGGCGCGGCCAAGGCGAGCTTCCCGCTCCGCGGTGAGCTGCTCCGGCAGTGGAACAGCCTGATCCAGCGGCGCGGCGACGAGAACACGAAGGACAAGGTCCGGGACCACGGCTCGAGCAAGAGCCTCGCGGCCTGGATGAACCAGGGCTTCACGACAACCAACCCCGGCGCCTGCAACACTTTCGTCGCAGCGCCCGCCAAGGTCAGCTGA
- a CDS encoding BadF/BadG/BcrA/BcrD ATPase family protein produces the protein MGALVPGGVLAFDAGNSKTDVALVAADGTVLGTARGGGFEPQKIGAAAAVAGLEPLVRAAAAEAGLRISDVPLVQQLSACLANADLPIEVEQLTAALEKRGWAESVYVANDTFALLRSGVDEPRGVAVVCGAGINCSGMLPDGRTARFPALGKLTGDWGGGAQLAEEAFWSASRAEDGRGPATALVTALPLHYGMPSLTALIEAFHFGELPAERQLEAAPVLFQVATAGDTVALGIVQQQAEEIVAMAACALRRLELLDERVTVVLGGGVLTAGHAVLLDRVARLLAEVAPKAVPRVVDVPPVVGAALLGLDRTAAGPSAYERLRAAFAPRPAA, from the coding sequence GTGGGCGCGCTAGTTCCGGGCGGTGTCCTCGCGTTCGACGCCGGCAACAGCAAGACCGACGTCGCACTCGTCGCGGCCGACGGGACAGTGCTCGGTACGGCACGTGGCGGCGGGTTCGAACCGCAGAAGATCGGGGCTGCGGCCGCTGTGGCCGGGCTGGAACCGTTGGTGCGCGCAGCTGCGGCGGAGGCCGGGCTGCGCATCAGCGACGTACCGCTGGTGCAGCAGCTGTCGGCGTGTCTTGCGAACGCTGACTTGCCGATCGAGGTCGAGCAACTGACCGCTGCGCTCGAGAAGCGCGGCTGGGCGGAGTCCGTGTACGTCGCCAACGACACGTTCGCACTACTGCGATCCGGGGTCGACGAGCCGCGTGGAGTCGCGGTGGTGTGCGGAGCCGGCATCAACTGCTCCGGGATGCTGCCGGACGGACGGACTGCGCGGTTCCCGGCGCTGGGCAAGCTGACCGGCGACTGGGGCGGCGGCGCACAGCTGGCCGAGGAGGCGTTCTGGTCGGCATCGCGCGCCGAGGACGGCCGCGGTCCTGCTACCGCACTGGTGACTGCATTGCCACTGCACTACGGGATGCCGTCGTTGACTGCGCTGATCGAGGCGTTCCACTTCGGTGAGCTGCCCGCCGAACGGCAACTGGAGGCGGCCCCCGTCCTGTTCCAGGTCGCGACAGCCGGCGATACCGTTGCCCTAGGCATCGTTCAGCAGCAGGCCGAGGAGATCGTCGCGATGGCGGCCTGTGCGTTACGACGACTCGAACTGCTCGACGAGCGGGTCACCGTCGTCCTCGGCGGCGGCGTATTGACGGCCGGCCACGCGGTCCTGCTCGACCGCGTCGCCCGCCTGCTCGCCGAGGTTGCTCCGAAGGCGGTCCCGCGCGTGGTCGACGTACCGCCGGTGGTCGGCGCGGCACTGCTCGGACTCGATCGGACAGCGGCCGGACCGAGCGCGTACGAGCGGTTGCGCGCAGCGTTCGCACCACGACCGGCCGCTTGA
- a CDS encoding SAM-dependent methyltransferase translates to MADLKHEDYPRANAYDADWLLAADMGPNPLWLLEDLAHELDLRPGQRVLDLGSGKGATAAFLAKEYGVQVWAADLWVDPTAAAANIAAQGVDGVVTLKAEAHTLPFAHGFFDAIVCVDAYEYFGTADNYLAYLIGFLKPGGQLGVATPAMTREIRDLGHIPEHIKKLVGWEAIAWHTADWWRFQWEITELVDVTAARLQPNGWADWLRWSRAVSEYRGERDGALDMLEADNGQFLTFAILAARKR, encoded by the coding sequence GTGGCCGACCTGAAGCACGAGGACTACCCGCGCGCCAACGCGTACGACGCCGACTGGCTGCTGGCCGCCGACATGGGCCCGAATCCGCTGTGGTTGCTGGAGGATCTCGCCCACGAGCTCGACCTGCGACCTGGTCAGCGCGTGCTCGACCTGGGATCGGGCAAGGGCGCGACCGCCGCCTTCCTCGCCAAGGAGTACGGCGTGCAGGTCTGGGCGGCCGATCTATGGGTCGATCCAACGGCCGCGGCCGCGAACATCGCCGCCCAGGGCGTCGACGGGGTCGTGACGCTGAAGGCGGAGGCCCACACGTTGCCGTTCGCCCACGGATTCTTCGACGCGATCGTCTGCGTCGACGCCTACGAGTACTTCGGCACCGCGGACAACTACCTCGCCTACCTGATCGGCTTCCTGAAACCCGGCGGACAGCTCGGGGTCGCGACGCCGGCGATGACGCGGGAGATCCGCGACCTCGGTCACATCCCGGAGCACATCAAGAAGCTCGTCGGCTGGGAGGCCATCGCCTGGCACACCGCGGACTGGTGGCGGTTCCAGTGGGAGATCACCGAGCTGGTCGACGTCACCGCCGCACGACTCCAGCCGAACGGGTGGGCCGATTGGCTGCGCTGGTCCCGAGCGGTCTCGGAGTACCGCGGTGAACGCGACGGCGCACTCGACATGCTCGAGGCCGACAACGGTCAATTCCTCACGTTCGCGATCCTCGCCGCTCGCAAGCGCTGA
- a CDS encoding mechanosensitive ion channel family protein — protein sequence MSALAIDFTQPFEDAFGKLVGFIPNLLGGLVILVIGYFVAKVLGKLVGKLLAKVGFDNWMERAGVSGILQRSGTGLTASATLGKVVFWFVFLISFTMFASALGVPEISNFMSDMLAYIPRIFAAIVIVCLAALFANFLAAIIRGATGNETLAKVARYAVLVYAAFAALTQLGVAVQLTGNTLLIVLAGAALALGLAFGLGGREMAGRALSNLFDKDNIKKPAADPNATDGTTAQYPTQGGYQGNNYEGGYQQPTQPEQHPASHSAGWSNGTPQNGNWQSGQ from the coding sequence ATGTCAGCGTTAGCGATCGATTTCACCCAGCCGTTCGAAGATGCCTTCGGCAAGCTGGTGGGGTTCATCCCGAACTTGCTCGGTGGCCTGGTCATCCTGGTCATCGGCTACTTCGTCGCCAAGGTCCTCGGGAAACTCGTCGGTAAGCTCCTTGCCAAGGTGGGCTTCGACAACTGGATGGAGCGAGCCGGCGTCTCCGGCATCCTGCAACGGTCGGGCACGGGGCTGACCGCTTCCGCGACGCTCGGCAAGGTCGTGTTCTGGTTCGTGTTCCTGATCAGCTTCACGATGTTCGCCTCGGCGCTCGGCGTGCCGGAGATCTCGAACTTCATGAGCGACATGCTCGCCTACATCCCGCGGATCTTCGCAGCCATCGTGATCGTCTGTCTGGCCGCCCTGTTCGCGAACTTCCTGGCCGCGATCATCCGGGGCGCCACCGGCAACGAGACCCTGGCCAAGGTCGCCCGGTACGCCGTGCTCGTGTACGCCGCCTTCGCCGCGCTGACCCAGCTCGGTGTCGCGGTCCAGCTCACCGGTAACACCCTGCTGATCGTCCTCGCGGGCGCCGCGCTTGCTCTCGGTCTCGCTTTCGGTCTCGGGGGCCGCGAGATGGCCGGCCGTGCACTGAGCAACCTGTTCGACAAGGACAACATCAAGAAGCCGGCCGCCGACCCGAACGCGACGGACGGCACGACAGCGCAGTACCCGACGCAGGGTGGCTACCAGGGCAACAACTACGAGGGCGGCTACCAGCAGCCCACCCAGCCCGAACAGCACCCCGCCTCCCACAGCGCCGGCTGGTCCAACGGCACCCCCCAGAACGGCAACTGGCAGTCGGGCCAGTAG
- a CDS encoding 6-phospho-beta-glucosidase, which produces MKLTVVGGGSTYTPELVDGFARLRDTLPVSELVLVDPVAERLELVGGLARRIFAKQGHSGRVITTSDLDTGIDGADAVLLQLRVGGQAARNEDETWPLECGCVGQETTGAGGLAKALRTVPVVLDIAERVRRTNPDAWIIDFTNPVGIVTRALLSHGHKAVGLCNVAIGFQRRFAAMLGVTPEEVSLDHVGLNHLTWERAVRVNGEDVLPQLLEAHLSEMADDLRLPADVVRQLGVVPSYYLRYYYAHDDVVQELMTKPSRAAEVAALEKELLDMYADPQLDEKPALLEQRGGAYYSEAAVALASSLLNDTGDVQVVNTLNNGTFPFLADDAVVEVPATVNAQGAKPDPVSPLEPLYTGLVAHVTAYEDLALEAAVKGGAERVFQALLAHPLVGQVSLAQELTEKLLAHNKDYLPWAR; this is translated from the coding sequence GCGGAGCGGCTCGAGCTGGTCGGTGGGCTGGCACGGCGGATCTTCGCAAAACAAGGACATTCCGGCCGGGTGATCACCACGTCCGACCTGGACACGGGCATCGACGGTGCGGACGCCGTACTGCTGCAGCTGCGCGTCGGTGGGCAGGCGGCGCGCAACGAGGACGAGACGTGGCCGCTGGAGTGCGGCTGTGTCGGTCAGGAGACGACTGGCGCAGGCGGTCTCGCGAAGGCGCTGCGGACCGTGCCTGTGGTGCTGGACATCGCTGAGCGGGTACGGCGTACCAACCCGGACGCGTGGATCATCGACTTCACCAACCCGGTCGGGATCGTGACGCGCGCACTGTTGTCGCACGGGCACAAGGCCGTGGGGTTGTGCAACGTGGCGATCGGGTTCCAGCGTCGATTCGCTGCGATGCTGGGGGTTACGCCTGAGGAGGTGTCCCTCGACCACGTCGGACTGAACCACCTCACCTGGGAGCGCGCGGTCCGCGTCAACGGTGAGGACGTGCTGCCTCAATTGCTGGAAGCGCACCTGTCCGAGATGGCCGACGACCTGCGTCTCCCGGCGGACGTGGTGCGGCAGCTGGGCGTCGTACCGTCGTACTACCTGCGCTACTACTACGCGCACGATGACGTGGTCCAGGAGCTCATGACGAAGCCGTCTCGTGCGGCAGAAGTCGCAGCCCTCGAGAAGGAGCTGCTGGACATGTACGCCGACCCGCAACTCGACGAGAAGCCCGCACTGCTCGAACAGCGTGGCGGGGCGTACTACTCGGAGGCGGCCGTCGCACTCGCGTCATCACTGCTCAACGACACAGGTGACGTGCAGGTGGTCAACACACTCAACAACGGCACCTTCCCTTTCCTGGCCGATGACGCCGTCGTCGAAGTACCGGCCACGGTGAACGCGCAGGGCGCGAAGCCGGACCCGGTGTCTCCACTGGAGCCGCTGTACACCGGACTGGTCGCTCACGTCACGGCGTACGAGGACCTCGCACTGGAGGCCGCCGTGAAGGGTGGAGCCGAGCGCGTGTTCCAGGCTTTGCTGGCGCATCCACTGGTCGGGCAGGTCTCCCTCGCGCAGGAGTTGACGGAGAAGCTGCTGGCTCACAACAAGGACTACCTCCCGTGGGCGCGCTAG